A single window of Thermococcus sp. DNA harbors:
- a CDS encoding GNAT family N-acetyltransferase gives KRNIRPREIRFREVGHQMEKFGVEPEIEHIKLLREDYDAAGGKEIFLSFEDVKNDILIGFLRLRIPSEKAHRKEINCCPSAIVRELHVYGPLVPIGGKPRYEWQHRGYGRELLSEAERIAREEFDVKKMLVISGVGVREYYRKFGYWKNGPYVAKRLDKGYASYKKSKEFDAHLNT, from the coding sequence TAAGAGAAACATAAGACCGAGGGAGATTCGCTTCAGGGAAGTCGGTCATCAGATGGAGAAGTTTGGAGTTGAGCCCGAAATCGAGCACATAAAGCTCCTCCGCGAGGATTACGATGCCGCTGGTGGAAAGGAAATCTTCCTGAGCTTTGAAGACGTCAAAAACGATATCCTGATAGGGTTCTTGAGATTGAGGATTCCGAGTGAAAAAGCCCACAGGAAGGAGATAAACTGCTGTCCTTCAGCAATAGTCAGGGAGCTCCACGTCTACGGCCCGCTCGTTCCGATTGGAGGGAAGCCACGCTATGAATGGCAACACAGAGGTTACGGAAGGGAGCTTTTGAGTGAAGCTGAAAGGATTGCCCGTGAGGAGTTCGACGTGAAGAAGATGTTGGTCATAAGTGGCGTCGGAGTCAGAGAGTACTACAGAAAGTTCGGCTACTGGAAGAACGGCCCCTACGTGGCTAAGAGACTCGATAAGGGTTACGCCAGCTATAAAAAGAGCAAAGAGTTCGATGCGCACCTGAATACCTAA